ATGAGCTCATTGCAAATAAGTCGGTACTGGCATTTATTATGACCGAAAAATGACAATTAAAAAGAAAGGATTGATGGAGGGTGGATCCTTCAACCATGTTATAGGTGGTGTCATTGCATagtttgtccaccagagggcagagAGCAACTCACCTGCTGGCAGCACGTGTTTGGAACATGCACTTGACTATcaaaacttaaaaatatattGTCGTACTTTTGTTCAAAGTACtgtttatgaaaataaaagttaatttttaaaaaatgcattatgtCATGCTATCTTGGAGAGGGATTTTAAATAAGACATAAATGCTGGGGAAAACATTTCTTGGGAGGCAGTGATTGAGCGGCTCTGTGCCTgtgctcagaaggttgctggttcaagcctcggcagaacagtcacatgaccgcggctccttaagcaaggcccttaaccaacCCTCCCAGGTCCAGTAGTATTGCCCATTAATTGATCCTGCTCTGtgacctcaccccccccccccccaaagctatgaagagcaagatggggttggaaaagagaagcattccaatgtagctgtacttgtgcaaattaaaaaaatcaccCAATATATTATTATCAGATTTTTATATCCTCAAATATCGAAATCGGTATCAGAAAATCCTGCATCAGTCAGGCTGTAGTACAGAGCCGCTAAGCAGACGTGAGAAGCGGCAGGAGAAACAAAATATGTGGGGGGAAAAGAAAACCAAGTATCTCACAAAATAactcattatttttttcttcaaatacCAATTTTTCTCATCCCATATCCCAttagaacaggggtggccaatcttatccgcaaagggtcggtgtgtgtgcaggtttttgggataacctgtaggtcagctgttcaaacccaggtgtgaggactcttcagccaatcagtgctCTAATTAGTCCATCTAAATAGGGAGTTACAGAGAAAGCCTGTATACAcagtggccctttctggataagattggccacccctgcagtACAGGGTCCATATCATTGTAAAATCTTACAATTGCAATAAATTTATTAGCATTAGAATTTCAAATATCAaacatcaaataaattaggAAATTCTAGAAGAACTGAtcttaaaaaaatcttatgAAATGTTCTGactttgttctgtgtctgtggactcacattgtaagaaaTCCTCTCTTGTCTTAGGTTCCAAGAAAAAGAGTTCCTTCACTGCAAGACAAAAAGAGAAAACTTGGATTGAAAATGTACTTTAACATAAAGACAGAATTCAATAGAGCAGTGCTTCCTCAACAAACCTGAATTCTTGAGTAAATCTTCTTTGAGGAGGTATTCCAGTTGGTCTTGGAGAACGGAGACCTCTTTACCAACATCCGCAAAGGAGCAGTACGGATTAAAAGCAACTTTGGACATGTCTCTGATGTCAAAAATAGACTTGCAGTTCTGCAGAGAAAAGAAAGACAATGAGTCTTGCTATACATTCTGATGAAGACATACAAATGAAAGCAGAAGAGTATAGCTGCATGCACACCTGCAGGAAAAGGATGTGATCCTCCGTGTGCGAGAACTCCTTTAACTCTGTGTTTCTTCTCTTGAACTCTTCGATCTCCTGCTCCAGTCTCTTCAGAATCTGTTCAGCCTGACTCACTAcagccttctcctgatctctgatcagctgTATCACCTCAGAGCGTCTCCTCTCAATGGAGCGGATCATCTCAGCGAAGATCCTCTCgctgtcctccactgctgactgtgctgagcTCTGTCACAGATACAGAAATATAAGCACTTGCTCATTTCTGTAACCCAGGGCTATTCAGCTCATGGTCCTCAAGGGccaagccctgctgattttccagccttcctttacctgtcagtcaggtgtgaagcctctgaccaatcagaatcagtaattattaaactaactacctgggagaactgaaaacaaggcctggatttgtaatcaagggcctgagttgaatagccctgctctAATCCCTTGTTCTTCTGTCCCTCTGTGGCCGTCACTGGGTGCCTGGAGAAGGGTCCTGACTAAACCACGAAATGTCTCTTAGGGTTTCTCTACATACCCGTGTTCCTACTCACCCTGAGAAGGTCGACAGCCTgcctcagctcctgcagctccttatCTTTCTCCTTCACCCTCTTCTTTGATTCCTTCTGCATTGTCTTCAGCTCCTTCTAGAAAAACCAAAATGGGAAAGTTGGGTGAGAAGGAAAGTTATACGATTTCAAATACTAAAACATTCTGACTTGCATCAACTCCAGAGCAAATACTGATACGACCTTGATAACAGATGAGAATATCACGTGGGGCCCCTTTAAGTAAACATTGCCGGTAAGAGTTTACTTATCTACCGTCAGGACTTCCTACTTTGACATAATTGTAAATAGTGTGTTTTGATTGGAAAGAAGCCTCATCCAAGACACAAACATTCTTATGCAATAAAAAATGTTGTGCTTTACACTAGGAAAAACACCCCGGTGAATTAATATTGCACTTTGTACTTTGCATTACAAATATCAACCCACTGACAGAACAGGTGATACCATGTTTGGATTAATGATAGGTTTAGTAAGTGATTAAGGAGAAACATATAAGCTACGATAGAGAAAAGTACATTATTAATATGTAAACTTTGTGAAGTATATGAGTACTAATAGAATGCATTATAAGTACTATCAGAGAAACATGACAGTAGACTAAATGTCGTATATCTTATAATATGCGAGCAAGATCTTGGAAGGAATGTGTAGCCTTTTAGATGTCATATAAGGACTTCTAGAGTAATACAGAGATGAACGTCTGTGTCCATTTTAGGCTGCACAagaacacatatatatataaggtaTGAAAGAGAGGTAAATAATCAAACGGTACATCCTAATACATCACGTGACAAAGGTGGCACGGACCCAAACGGTGTTGGCTATTAACATAAAGGGTATAGTATTTTAGGTTGCTTGGCAGACCAACTCGCCATTGTTACTTTCAAATAAAGTCTATTGATTTTCAAGTTTGTGACTGGTTTGTTTAGAAAATCACCACAACAGATAGTAGATCGTCATGAAAGATTGATCCAGCTGGTCATCTTATGCTTTATCAAAATCCCCCCAATGCAAATATAGGTAACGTTAAGCATACGGAAATTTAAGGGTATCCCCTGCCAATATAATGTCCTAAAAAGGTAGCAAATGTGCCTCACGACAATGTAATAGCTCTCAGTTCATAAATAACACATCTTCACTCATGAATGCTGCACAATGGACCCCTTACAAAATGTAATACATACAATACTCATTTATTCCCTTCCAATGAGCCTTGAAAGCTGTGTCAGAATGTCCAGAGTATCATACATGTTATTCGGGgtaaatttaaaagtacacCCCCCCCAGAGGAAACGCTCTTGCCATAGTAAAGGCACATGCTGGCCATAGAGTGTTACAGTGCTACACACTGATCAATATTAATCCCCTGCATAAAATTTCTGTTTCTAGTCCTTACCTCTTTCTCGGTCCtacctgcagcagctgagactgtatcatggcctctgtgttcatccatcacacacagcagacagatacactgctggtcggtacggcagtagacctccagAAGTTTGTCGTGTTGGGAACAGACTTTGTCCTGCAGACGTCCGATGGCGTCAATGAGCTTGTGTTGCTTTCCTTGGTTAAGTTTATTGTGAAGTTGTAGGTCAGTTTCACAGTACGATGCCAGACAAACTAGACAGGTTTTTACAGCTTTGcgttttctcccagtacagacgtcacactccacatctccaggtccagcataatAATCAAcaggagtagctgcttgtagtccagtcttcttcagtttctccactACTTCAGCCAGGatggtgtttctgcccagaaTAGGTCTGGGCgtgaaggtctgtctgcactgggggcagctgtaaactccaaAATAATCCTCCTGATCCCAGTGTCccttaatgcagctcatacagtaactgtgtccacaggAAGGAGCCACTGGATCTTTTAGCAGATCAAGACAGATTGGACAATTAAATTGATCCAGATCCAGGAGATATCCTAATTCTGCCATTTTAGCTCTCACACAAacgcagagacagagagagtgtGGTGAAGAGTTTCGCTTTGCGACTCTGTTTTCTCCACTCGGTAGGAGGGACTTCCTGGTTACTACTCATATCACAAGCAAGGGGAAgagactggggggaggggagtgtTTTACAGGCCAATCAGATGTGAGACTGCGAAAGCCCAGGAAACTCAGGGAATTCAATCATGTGACACAGGAACTCCTGTGCAATGGGACAAAAATGAAACACTTTTAACACTTGCTGGTTCAgcaaagacacccccccccccagtctcacAAAGGCATTGAGTAAACTTTCATAGTAAACTTTCATAGGATAGCAGCCCAAGTGCCCCCTGTACAAGGAAGCTTTACGAATTATTtgtcaccctccccccccttaACTAACAATGGATTTAACCAAGACAGGAACCAATGAACGAATGTGAACTGTGACACTTCAAGCGAACAGAGTCAACCGGCATGGGAGTGGCAGGGTGGGATGGGGTCTGATGTTTAACAAAAGGGGAGAGAATGGAAGACGGGGGGCCAGAGGCAGGGGGAGAACGATGCGGGTGGACCATGATTGATGACAAAAGAACACATGGTGCGTtagattatttctctccaagtcggaactcggatgaaaatgtcacgaaaaacgtcacttcccgtcggaaacacgcctcttttatgacaatgaagtcggacaagattttgttgtgcGAGTTGCCccgtgacgtaatttcaacatggcaacttggtttgtttgtagtttgtttgccgttcgaaaaaaagaatatcgctatgaatgtactaaaatattttataaagcttttaatgtggattgactagttcgtgtttcttgtttgtctctgaAAAATCTCCCAGCCAGGCCACTTAGAAAAAGGCACCCTCGACAACCAAAAAGTGAAGAAACTTTGAAAGTGAAACTAGACATTTCAGGCATCTAAAATGATCCTGTGATTGTACAAAGGGAGAGTGCTAAAGCAATAACTATCCTTATCCACTGAGGGGCGCTGCTTGTGGATTTACATTGTAAAcagtacatatatacacaccGGAAAAATAGAATAACCATTTGTTATTATAAACATGATTTATTTTGGGTAACAATTCATGCCTCTGTCATGCGAtaatgaagggaaaaaaacttCACTGCCCTAAGTTGGATGATAAATATGATTGGTTCGTAGACACTGTAAAATAGTCAAAGTAATGATCGGGTCCAACCTCTGATGCTTTGTATTTTACAGTATTAGAGGCCAAGCATGTCTTCCACACAAACAGTGATAAAGGTGTAACGCTGAAACATTTGTGTGAAATCCATGGTGGGGCTCTGATAAAATACAGACTAATGAAGGGAATTACTATGAATGTAATGCTAAAGCATGCATGTTACAGGAAATATGTTGATTTAGCAGGGCAAAGCTGGAGCTACAGACTGACTGGAGTGTCTCTCAGCTCCCTGGTACtcccgcgggagtgcaggtctctactGTAGGCCACTTCCTTGGTCTGCTGGGGCTACAGTGTCAGTGTCACTAGTTAATAGTTATAGTTAATAATCGTACACTATTCTATAGCAGTGTTAATTTTTACTCCAATTTTGAGTTTCCTGGTATAATAATTGTTTTTCCTATGCAGACTTAACATACTGATCTAATATTTGTATAAAAAGATTGGTCAAAAAGGACATAATGACAAAGTAAaagcaaataacattttgaatttgaatgatTAAGGTTAGTTTAAAATATTACGGTTATGATAACTTAAActaattaataataacaataataataataataaactatgcACCCGTTTGTAAGGAAGGTTGTAAATTAGTAACTAATTTCTATATCCAGTGCTGTCACGTCACATAACATAAGAATGAACGACTCGAAAGACTCGAGGAATGAACTAATCAATTCTCCTTCCGGCTCAGACTGAATAGGTTAAGCTTATGGGGCTGTCACGTGATGAACGAACGACTCAAACCCGAAGACTCGAGAGATGAACTAATTAATTCTGTTTCTGGCTCAGACTGTATAGGTTAAACTTATGGAGCTGTGACGTGATGAACGAACGACTCAAACCCGAAGACTGGAGAGATGAACTAATCAATTCTttttccggctcagactgcCTTGGTTAGCTAATTGGGCTGTCACGTGATGAACGAACGACTCAAACCCTAAAACTTGTCAGATAAGAGGCGAGGTGAGCGAATCATAGACTAAAGACCCAGGtgaattaatattttctgtttcttatAGCATAATAGTTTTGTCTTGTTTGTAGTGTGATCAACATTTGTGTAAGCAGTAGATGTGTTAGGGAGGTAACaggtaacattttaattatattttgctaaggccacttaaaattaataaattgttttacatggccgcccgcctcaattttttggtgccgcctcgattttttttatattttatatttttcaaaaaatccgtttttttcacctcaaaaactgtcagagattGTCAATACGCAGAGATCGTCAATACGCACGTGCGCCATCGTCAATACGCACGTACGTCGTTTGAAATCATCTTGTGTTTCTCTAAAACTGGCTGCCGTAagtgaaaaatcttgaatgtcagcctcggatttttccactttttattgtttgcaccgttgagagtttaaaatgttgagacactgacagaataaagtttaattttctagttttagtatatctctgttgccgttcgtcttttcgctaaaaatataaaatcccctactcaccaatattttagaagtttgagtcatgtaaaacaatttattaattttaagtggcctaaaaTGAACGAAATGACTCGAAAAAAGATTCGTTCATTTTGCTGAACGAGACTCAAAGGTCCGAGTCGGTAAAATGATACTACTCCTCGTAtgtgctgtgaatctcttctcatcagcGGACCCGGCGGAGTGCGACTCCAACAagtcccgcgggacccaacgcacaGAGTGaggcgcgggacaagatttgatgggtgaatgcgggtgtgggcggtaaggtcctcatgtacgtgcgggttgcgggagaatacaattaatcgcgggactcccgcaaaatggaattatcttaaaattaattcattaaaaacaaatactctattatttatctactgcacaaaagcaacaagaacgactaaattaaaataataacaatttacagttgaatcgtctacagaaactacaattgccGCGCTCTGAGTGCCGGGGGAAATTAGTAAAAGGAATAGTATGTGTGGGAGCCATTTATAACTCTGGGGTGTATTATGGATTTTGGCCACTGGGGGATGTATTGCATGGAGTGGTCTGATCACATGAGGACAGGTGGGGATGAATAGGTGTTTTCCAATTGGACGGTGTGGATGGTGGAGGGAACACGGTAATTACCGTAGCACCTGTAAGGAAGCATGGCATAGACAGTATGTGTGCTGCTTGGTAATGTACTGCTTAGTATGTGTGCTGCTTGGTAATGTAGCATCGTTCATAAAACTCTCATGTTATCTGTAGCTGGATGTGGTAGTACTTCTCTCCCAGAAGCTGTTTACATAAGAacaaaagaacataagaaatttacaaacgagaggaggccattcggtccatcaagctcgtttgggaagaacttaactaatagctcagagttgttaaaatcttatctagctctgatttaaaggaacccagggttttagcttgcactacactagcatgaagactattccatactctaactacatgctgtgtaaagaagtgttttctgaaattcagtctaaaatgttctcccgctaatttccacttatggccatgagttctagtatttaaactaatactgaaatactgactgaacagcatccagacctgttagaatcttatatacctggatcatgtccccccttaatctcctttgcgtgacgctgaacagattcagctcagctaaactctcatcataagacattccactaagaccaggaatcattcttgtagccctacgttgaacctttaccaaggcagcaatgtcatttttaagatatggtgaccaaacctgcacacaatattctaggtggggtcttaccaaggaattatataaatgtaacatcacctcccttgacttaaactccacacacctagagatgtaacccaacatcctattggtcttttttattgcttccccacactggcgagagtgggacatggaagcatcaacatacacatcatctacctttatttcagtgggacccataaaatatctgtactttatatttctgctccctgcatggatttccttacatttatctacatcaaatttcatctgccaggtatcagcccagtcactaattaaaccaagatcccgttgtagcctctgtgctgctaatttagtatctgctacaccacccaccttaaTTGGTGTTGTCTgaaaatttaaccagtttactgtatgttttggtgtcaatatcattaatgtaaattaggaacaataatggtcctaaaattgaaccctgcagtaccccactatgaacacaagccgactgtgacattgtgcctctaaaaACTACTCTGTTTCCTGTCagttgtagcttcctcaaagaactgaagaagattagttaaacaggacctacctctcctaaattcatgttggctatccctcagaatgttattataatatattcacCATTTTCTTGTTAAAGTTACTTTAAATGGGGGACAGCTATTATTTTCACttgtatatttattcatttacaaaATTCGTTTTACAACGCAACCgaaatatgaatataaattgCTCACTGCAATTGAATTGTAAATAATAAAAGATTGCTGACTAGACAAGCCTTTATggagaacatccatccattctgtCGTCTACCTGCTTATGTAAacctaaaaatgtttttaaaaaactttgcatgaaataaatatgaacaaaCACTAGTGAATTACAGTAATTAAAAATGTCTGGGTATAATATCACGTATGTATCACGTTTTCTCAAACTTTTTGATCAAAGGTCCACAAAAGATTTTTGTTCAAAGTTAGAGTTTGGGAACAATTTTCAATAGGAAAACAGCATCTCATGGACTTTAACGAATTAACTATGACCTTCGACATGACACATCAATATATAACAATAATGGGATCTCAAAGACTGGTTTAACGTTTGGCTTTCTGTCATTGGGGGTGGAGATTATGCTGAGTTATGTGTTTGCGAACTTTGGTGGTTTTACATTACGCTTTTGTACTTCAAACCCCGTTAAGGATTTTCACATTAACCATATTGATTCATAAGGCGTACTATCGGCTAGGTCCGGACTTCCAGAAGCCCTGCCATATACGGTAAGTGCCGTCACATGACTGGACTCGTCAAGACCGGTCTTCTGCCATGGTCTCAGTTTCAGCCAATCCCGCAGTCGTAAATAGCGAGTGCTGCATGGCCACGCCTCTCACGTCACGTTATATCTCCTAATGCGAGGAGCAAGCTGTGTCGGCCATTTTGCGAGAGAAAAATAGCTGGGACGGTTTGAGGTCCTTCGGTTTTGTTTTAAGTCCGTATTTTCGTCTTTAAAGATTTTTAAAGGGCTACCTACTGCTAACGCCAAAAGGCACGGCAGATAAGCGCCGGTAGATTTCATCTCCACACAGTTATCGTCCTAATATCGCATGTCCACTATCCAGAACCTCCAATCTTTCGGTAAGTGGGCCGCACGGGTGAGTTCTTAAGGCGGCTAGTCGGCGACTACACGGCGGTGCCTCTTCGGCGGATACCGCCACCCGGCTCAAAATGGCGTCTCGGCGACAGCTAGACGGAATAGTCTTTTTATTGCATCTTGTTTGTGGATATTTACTGTtctagtatttttttttaatggtgacGCTGCGTCTTTTGAAGTCGAGAGGCATTTTTAGTGAACAGGGCGCGTCGACTCTGTCGCTGCTTCCTAAATGTAGGGATGTTTATCGATATTTGAGTTAAATCCGTGCACTTAGCGCGTTTGAAATTAGCATTTAATTTCCCCGTTGCGTTTCTATATTGTCTCTAGGAAAATTCTTCTGTCAAATAACGGGCTAGTTAGCCGGCTGTGGTCGGGAATCTTGAAGGTGCTAGGAACACAAAGCTGTCTTTGTATTCCCCCTCCCCCGGGTAGCTGGCCCATGCTCTCCTGCATCCGTCGACATGTAGTCGGTTGTTTGTCCTAGGAGGGGGGTGGGCTTTCCGGCAGAGACTGCAGCTCCTTGGCGTCTCTTGTCAATCCCCGTGGGGCCTCCGCCGTCGTAGCCAGTGATGCGATCGACAGCCACCGTTCAGGTTGTTAGGCCACGGTTTGAGGCCTATCCTCCCAATATGAACCCTATATAAGCTGTTAAAAAGAATGGCGATGTTGGAACGCTGACTCGTGCGTCCACTGGCATCCGCTTGGAAAACACCCAACATCTTCGCCTTTACCAATGGTCAACATGGTGTGGCCGTGGTTTATAGCGTGTAATGAGTGCCATTATGGATTTGTCTAGTATAACGATGAACACAACACGGGGGCGGGGGTACTTGAGGGGTCATATTTCCATGTTTGTTATGGTGACGGCAGTGTGGTGATCATCTCAATCCCAGATCCCTTTGCTGATGCAACCAAGGGTGACGACCTGCTCCCGGCCGGGACCGAGGATTACATCCACATAAGGATCCAGCAGCGGAACGGCCGCAAGACCCTGACTACCGTGCAAGGGATAGCCAATGACTACGACAAGAAGAAGCTTGTGAAGGCCTTCAAGAAGGTATTCACTCTCTTGTGGCTACAAACCACAGTCTGACAAACTCTAGGGAGTAGATTGATCAGTTTCCCAGCATTATGTTCAGGTGGAATTCACTAAAACCTCAGACATCCACAGTGCACTGGCTTTGTTCCTAATGTGCCTGATTTAACTCAGGGACTGGATACTGGTTCAAAATTCCTGTGTGTAATTCTGGTGTCCTGTGTTGCTAGGTGCCAAATGAAAACTGTATACCTGTTTAATGCCAAATTGTGAAGTTCAGTGTGACTATGGGGGTGAGAGGAAATTATGGGGCTGAGCTGGTGTCTGTTTTGCAGAAATTTGCCTGCAATGGCACTGTGATCGAGCACCCGGAGTACGGGGAAGTTATTCAGCTTCAGGGAGACCAGCGGAAAAATATCTGCCAGTTCTTGCTTGAGGTGAGTGTATGAGAACTCTCGGGCAGAATTAATGATTTGTTCGTGCTAATTTGAAAGGTGAGAATTGGTTCCTCCAGTGTGATAATTGTGAGACATTGTAGTTGGGCCTTGTTTGTCATGGTGTTTTGAACTCCTTCCAGCTCTGGGTGGTGTTGAAGAGACTCAACTGCATGTTGCATGCTGGGCTACTGTTGGCAGCACTTGTTTGCTAATCATGCTCCAGGCTGTATTAGTGATGGGCTAAGATCAACAGAACTTTCT
The Paramormyrops kingsleyae isolate MSU_618 chromosome 4, PKINGS_0.4, whole genome shotgun sequence genome window above contains:
- the LOC111832858 gene encoding tripartite motif-containing protein 16-like → MAELGYLLDLDQFNCPICLDLLKDPVAPSCGHSYCMSCIKGHWDQEDYFGVYSCPQCRQTFTPRPILGRNTILAEVVEKLKKTGLQAATPVDYYAGPGDVECDVCTGRKRKAVKTCLVCLASYCETDLQLHNKLNQGKQHKLIDAIGRLQDKVCSQHDKLLEVYCRTDQQCICLLCVMDEHRGHDTVSAAAGRTEKEKELKTMQKESKKRVKEKDKELQELRQAVDLLRSSAQSAVEDSERIFAEMIRSIERRRSEVIQLIRDQEKAVVSQAEQILKRLEQEIEEFKRRNTELKEFSHTEDHILFLQNCKSIFDIRDMSKVAFNPYCSFADVGKEVSVLQDQLEYLLKEDLLKNSVKELFFLEPKTREDFLQYACELTLDPSTLQRQLCLSEGNRVVTWVEDCQPYPDHPERFGFHQQVLCREGLTGCCYWEAEWSGTIGVYIAVSYKGIGRKGTADLFGRNDKSWSLFCSPTSYFFRHNDHKTGVHGPISSRIGVYLNFWTGTLSFYSISDTMTLLHRVQTTFTEPLYPGFYICRTGTAVKLCSLRNESTYRVTD
- the eif1b gene encoding eukaryotic translation initiation factor 1b produces the protein MSTIQNLQSFDPFADATKGDDLLPAGTEDYIHIRIQQRNGRKTLTTVQGIANDYDKKKLVKAFKKKFACNGTVIEHPEYGEVIQLQGDQRKNICQFLLEVGIVKEEQLKVHGF